A part of Solicola gregarius genomic DNA contains:
- a CDS encoding SLC5/6 family protein, producing the protein MRSRTALHSKFTDGLVRKVKDDISERTTLLIMRSAVVVIGAGAYLIAIYGGQGLIDLLLGAYGSIVQFAPGVYCALYWRRATASGVFAGLLVGAALNYFFQYGPDTTPFDINPGIIGLIANIVVMVAVSYATPAHEDEEVEEYVAAR; encoded by the coding sequence ATGCGATCACGCACAGCGCTGCACTCGAAGTTCACCGACGGCCTCGTCCGCAAGGTCAAGGACGACATCTCCGAGCGAACGACGTTGCTGATCATGCGCTCGGCCGTCGTGGTGATCGGCGCGGGGGCGTACCTCATCGCGATCTACGGCGGGCAGGGGCTCATCGATCTGCTCCTCGGCGCATACGGGTCGATCGTGCAGTTCGCGCCGGGCGTCTACTGCGCGCTGTACTGGCGGCGGGCGACGGCATCCGGGGTGTTCGCGGGACTCCTCGTCGGCGCCGCGCTGAACTACTTCTTCCAGTACGGCCCGGACACCACGCCGTTCGACATCAATCCCGGCATCATCGGTCTGATCGCGAACATCGTCGTGATGGTTGCGGTGTCGTATGCGACGCCCGCACACGAGGACGAGGAGGTGGAGGAGTACGTCGCGGCGCGCTGA
- a CDS encoding LysR family transcriptional regulator has protein sequence MTPFTLTQLRYFAAVAEADSMTAAARELMITQSALSTAMSQLEKALGVQLFMRQGTRALRLTAAGAQFVRDLTVFLEHADSLYEAAQGLAKSPVGVLSVGVFGPLASVRLPLILDELERRYPGLEVTIHESDLADQQDALRSGRCEIALTYGLGLARGFTAQALQRIPPHVIVSREHRLARRPERPVHLRALEDDPLILLDLPHSREYYESLFRLVGVTPNVRHRLVGYETVRSFVARGHGYALLNQRLQHDLTYTGDSVVPIQIADELPPIELMLVRPSDVRPTRRALAFEEVCRTLYGET, from the coding sequence ATGACGCCGTTCACGTTGACCCAGTTGCGCTACTTCGCCGCGGTCGCGGAGGCGGACAGCATGACCGCTGCCGCCCGCGAGTTGATGATCACGCAGTCCGCGCTCTCGACGGCGATGTCCCAGCTCGAGAAGGCGCTCGGAGTGCAGCTGTTCATGCGGCAAGGCACCCGCGCGCTCCGCCTGACCGCCGCCGGCGCGCAGTTCGTCCGCGATCTCACGGTCTTCCTCGAGCACGCCGACTCCCTGTACGAGGCTGCGCAGGGACTCGCGAAGTCGCCCGTCGGCGTGCTCTCGGTCGGTGTGTTCGGCCCCCTCGCATCCGTACGGCTACCGCTCATCCTCGATGAGCTCGAGCGCCGCTACCCCGGCCTCGAGGTGACGATCCACGAGTCCGACCTCGCCGACCAGCAGGATGCATTGCGATCCGGGCGATGCGAGATCGCACTGACGTACGGCCTCGGCCTCGCCCGCGGATTCACCGCCCAGGCGCTTCAGCGCATCCCGCCGCACGTGATCGTCTCGCGCGAGCACCGCCTCGCGAGGCGACCCGAACGGCCTGTGCACCTCCGAGCGCTCGAGGACGATCCGCTGATCCTGCTCGATCTCCCGCACAGTAGGGAGTACTACGAGAGCCTGTTCCGGCTCGTCGGCGTCACGCCGAACGTGCGCCACCGCCTCGTCGGGTACGAGACGGTGCGCTCGTTCGTCGCCCGTGGCCACGGCTACGCGCTGCTCAACCAGCGCCTCCAGCATGACCTCACGTACACCGGCGACAGCGTCGTGCCGATCCAGATCGCCGACGAGCTACCGCCGATCGAGTTGATGCTGGTGCGCCCGAGCGACGTACGCCCGACCCGTCGCGCGCTTGCGTTCGAGGAGGTCTGCCGCACGCTGTACGGCGAGACCTGA
- a CDS encoding tripartite tricarboxylate transporter substrate-binding protein: MSWDGLMPTGLRYVVPLAAAAVVMTACASDDDDPRTSEQDAVEIVSAYAAGTSGEKGVRTLVDQTGPALGGEPDLSGGDGASPLAAVAAAEADGRTVGVAPTSALTLQPQLSDVGYDGIDDFEPVLMTSTQPVVLSVDKDAPYDRLRDLVAISKELTTKVASTGRQTPQGIDALLFAEKSGADLVQKRFDDDRLAVRAVAGGKADVAVTTAAAAIPKERAGDIRVLGAFVDRPVEAFPNAPTMPSKGYDIAFGVDNIVVTPAGTSAERVGTLRDAFTEAADSDAYQEFLAANGYAPQNLSGRKLAAYVDKQHAQYEKAVADLGLASG; the protein is encoded by the coding sequence ATGAGTTGGGATGGGTTGATGCCGACCGGGCTGAGATACGTCGTGCCGCTTGCGGCGGCCGCCGTTGTCATGACTGCGTGTGCGTCGGACGATGACGACCCGCGTACGTCGGAGCAGGACGCCGTCGAGATCGTCAGCGCGTACGCGGCCGGGACGTCCGGCGAGAAGGGCGTCCGGACGCTCGTCGACCAGACCGGGCCGGCGCTCGGTGGGGAGCCTGACCTCAGCGGTGGAGACGGTGCCTCGCCGTTGGCCGCGGTAGCCGCGGCCGAGGCCGACGGGCGCACTGTTGGCGTGGCGCCGACGTCCGCGCTGACACTGCAGCCGCAGTTGTCGGATGTCGGGTACGACGGCATCGACGACTTCGAGCCGGTGCTGATGACGTCGACCCAGCCTGTCGTGCTTTCCGTCGACAAGGACGCTCCGTACGACAGACTGCGCGACCTCGTCGCGATCTCCAAGGAGCTGACGACCAAGGTGGCCAGCACCGGACGTCAGACCCCACAGGGGATCGACGCCTTGCTGTTCGCCGAGAAGTCCGGTGCGGACCTCGTACAGAAGCGCTTCGACGACGACCGACTGGCCGTGCGGGCGGTGGCTGGCGGCAAGGCCGACGTCGCGGTCACGACGGCGGCCGCGGCGATCCCGAAGGAGCGTGCCGGCGATATCAGGGTGCTCGGGGCGTTCGTCGATCGGCCAGTCGAGGCGTTCCCCAACGCGCCGACGATGCCCAGCAAGGGGTACGACATCGCGTTCGGGGTCGACAACATCGTGGTCACGCCCGCCGGCACGAGCGCAGAACGGGTCGGTACGTTGCGCGACGCGTTCACGGAGGCGGCGGACTCCGACGCGTACCAGGAGTTCCTTGCAGCGAACGGGTACGCGCCGCAGAACCTGTCCGGACGGAAGCTGGCGGCGTACGTCGACAAGCAGCACGCCCAGTACGAGAAGGCGGTCGCCGACCTCGGCCTCGCTTCGGGCTGA
- a CDS encoding amidohydrolase, protein MATLFAHGAYVWGHDSTADVLIRDGVIDAVGELDPAADAETLDLTGQVLMPSFVEAHCHLDKTLFGGRWVPHSAGDALAERIANDRDRRRELGIPSVDRIAALLQQMASYGTTHARTHTDVDPDVGLRGIEAVREAATRVGTVSVHQVAFPQHGVLATPGTEALLSAAAGAGVEAIGGIDPAGMDGDPVRHLDIVFGIAERHGLSLDIHLHDGGTLGAWELELIAERTKALSLAGRVAVSHAYAFGDLTDQHRDSIVERIAEAGVSIVTGAVYSFPVPPVKTLRAAGANVACGHDGIRDLWGPYGSGDMLERAMHLAYRSTFRRDADIELALEAVTLGGRRLLGFDDRGIVPGAPADLVAVPADTPAEAVVTHPAERTIVRAGRVVTAA, encoded by the coding sequence ATGGCGACCCTCTTTGCTCACGGCGCGTACGTGTGGGGACACGACTCCACCGCGGATGTGCTGATCCGCGATGGTGTGATCGATGCTGTCGGCGAGCTGGATCCAGCTGCTGACGCCGAGACGCTCGACCTCACCGGTCAGGTGCTGATGCCGAGCTTCGTCGAGGCTCACTGCCATCTCGACAAGACACTGTTCGGCGGGCGGTGGGTTCCGCACTCGGCCGGAGACGCCCTCGCGGAGCGAATCGCCAACGATCGTGACCGCAGGCGCGAGCTCGGCATCCCCTCGGTTGACCGGATCGCCGCCCTCCTGCAGCAGATGGCCTCGTACGGCACGACCCACGCGCGCACGCACACCGACGTCGACCCGGATGTCGGCCTGCGCGGCATCGAGGCCGTACGCGAGGCCGCCACTCGAGTCGGGACGGTCTCCGTACACCAGGTCGCCTTCCCGCAGCACGGCGTCCTTGCGACGCCAGGGACCGAGGCGCTGCTCTCCGCTGCGGCCGGCGCCGGCGTCGAGGCGATCGGTGGCATCGACCCCGCCGGAATGGACGGGGATCCCGTACGCCACCTCGACATCGTGTTCGGGATCGCCGAGCGGCATGGTCTCTCGCTCGACATCCATCTCCACGACGGCGGCACGCTCGGTGCGTGGGAACTCGAGCTGATCGCCGAGCGTACGAAGGCCCTGTCCCTCGCCGGACGGGTCGCCGTCAGTCACGCGTACGCGTTCGGCGACCTGACCGACCAGCATCGGGATTCGATCGTCGAGCGCATCGCCGAGGCGGGCGTCTCGATCGTGACCGGAGCCGTCTACAGCTTCCCCGTGCCCCCCGTGAAGACGCTTCGTGCGGCCGGCGCGAACGTCGCCTGCGGTCACGACGGCATCCGCGACCTATGGGGTCCCTACGGAAGCGGCGACATGCTCGAACGGGCAATGCACCTCGCCTACCGGAGTACGTTCCGCCGCGACGCCGACATCGAGCTCGCGCTGGAGGCGGTCACCCTCGGCGGACGTCGGCTCCTCGGCTTCGACGATCGAGGAATCGTGCCCGGCGCGCCCGCCGACCTGGTCGCGGTGCCGGCGGACACGCCGGCCGAAGCGGTGGTCACCCATCCCGCCGAGCGCACGATCGTCCGGGCCGGTCGAGTCGTGACGGCAGCCTAG
- a CDS encoding class II fructose-bisphosphate aldolase gives MIQLEHAEGIVAGAEAAARPVVLQVSENTARFHRALAPIVQACLAIAEASSTLVSVHLDHATSPELVEDAVRLGVPSVMFDASALAHDDNVAATREVAAYCHEREVWVEAELGEVGGKDGVHAPGARTDPADAAAYVGATGVDSLAVAVGSSHAMLTRDAELDDDLIARIAAAVEVPLVLHGSSGVPDDGLVSAVRHGMRKINIATQLNKQLTAAVRTALNDEGLVDPRKYLGPGRDAVAAEVERLLRLLA, from the coding sequence GTGATCCAGCTCGAGCACGCGGAGGGGATCGTCGCCGGCGCGGAGGCCGCAGCTCGCCCGGTCGTGCTGCAGGTATCGGAGAACACCGCGCGCTTTCACCGTGCCCTCGCACCCATCGTTCAAGCATGCTTGGCGATTGCCGAGGCGAGCTCGACGCTCGTCTCGGTACACCTCGACCATGCGACGTCGCCGGAGCTCGTCGAGGACGCCGTACGACTCGGCGTCCCATCGGTGATGTTCGACGCCTCGGCACTCGCTCACGACGACAACGTAGCCGCGACGCGAGAGGTCGCCGCGTACTGCCACGAGCGCGAGGTGTGGGTCGAGGCGGAGCTGGGCGAGGTTGGCGGCAAGGACGGCGTACACGCGCCGGGAGCACGTACCGACCCTGCCGACGCCGCGGCGTACGTCGGGGCGACCGGTGTCGACTCGCTTGCCGTTGCCGTCGGCTCGTCGCATGCCATGCTGACCCGCGATGCCGAGCTCGATGACGACCTGATCGCCCGGATCGCCGCCGCAGTTGAGGTTCCGCTCGTGCTGCATGGCTCGTCAGGGGTGCCCGACGACGGCCTCGTCTCGGCCGTACGACACGGCATGCGCAAGATCAACATCGCGACCCAGCTGAACAAGCAGCTGACCGCAGCCGTACGCACGGCGCTCAACGACGAAGGGCTGGTGGACCCGCGCAAGTACCTCGGCCCCGGCCGGGACGCGGTGGCCGCTGAGGTCGAGCGACTGCTGCGGCTGCTCGCGTAG
- a CDS encoding 1-phosphofructokinase family hexose kinase produces MVEHRPMILTVTPNPAYDVTYAVPRVTLGDVHRVAEVRERAGGKGINVGRVLDQLGEPVCVLGFGDAAFTAALDRDGIAHDLVEALPHVRRTLVVHAEQATSFWEPGATLSDGAEAELMRRTESRLANAHGLVVSGSLPRGTDPRLPARLAQLAIDAGVPVVVDCDGEPLRRAAKVPGVVLMPNADEARVLAGGSDDWLSACRSLVESGVRAVVATRGEDGMAAILADRCLQAVCGDRLEGNPTGAGDAAAAAMIAGLARGQLDWSTLLTDAVSTSAAAVVAPAAGEVDLATRDRLRAKVRVHPLEKGPPG; encoded by the coding sequence GTGGTTGAGCACCGGCCGATGATCCTGACGGTCACACCCAACCCCGCGTACGACGTCACGTACGCCGTGCCCCGGGTCACGCTCGGCGACGTCCACCGCGTTGCCGAGGTACGCGAGCGCGCGGGGGGCAAGGGCATCAACGTCGGCCGGGTGCTCGACCAGCTTGGTGAACCCGTGTGCGTATTGGGGTTCGGCGACGCAGCGTTCACGGCCGCGCTCGATCGCGACGGCATCGCGCACGACCTGGTCGAGGCACTCCCCCACGTACGTCGCACGCTCGTCGTCCATGCGGAGCAGGCGACGTCGTTCTGGGAACCGGGAGCCACTCTTTCCGACGGCGCCGAGGCCGAGCTGATGCGACGTACCGAATCGCGGCTAGCGAATGCGCACGGCCTTGTCGTGTCTGGCAGTCTTCCCCGCGGCACCGATCCGCGGCTCCCGGCACGCCTTGCACAGTTGGCGATCGACGCCGGCGTACCCGTGGTCGTCGACTGCGACGGCGAGCCCTTGCGCCGTGCCGCAAAGGTGCCCGGAGTCGTGCTGATGCCCAACGCCGACGAGGCGCGCGTGCTCGCCGGCGGGTCGGATGACTGGCTCTCGGCCTGCCGTTCGCTGGTGGAGTCCGGCGTACGCGCCGTCGTCGCGACCCGAGGTGAGGACGGCATGGCCGCGATCCTTGCCGACCGCTGTTTGCAGGCGGTGTGCGGCGACCGGCTCGAGGGCAACCCGACGGGTGCCGGCGATGCCGCGGCCGCCGCGATGATCGCAGGCCTCGCGCGCGGGCAGCTCGACTGGTCGACGCTGCTCACGGACGCAGTTTCGACCTCCGCCGCCGCCGTCGTCGCCCCGGCCGCGGGCGAGGTCGACCTGGCGACCCGCGACCGCCTGCGCGCGAAGGTGCGCGTGCACCCTCTCGAGAAGGGACCACCCGGATGA
- a CDS encoding N-acetylglucosamine-6-phosphate deacetylase, which translates to MSELLRGRVVTPDAVLDDGVVEVDGDRIGSVSRVSAWRADHPDDALPEPSGTLLPGLVDIHCHGGGGAVFTTSDPAEATTAAEHHHRNGTTSVMASLVTASPDDLVEQVTALAPLVRAGVVAGVHLEGPFLSEARCGAQDPALIVDPNPDVATRILDAADDTVAMMTIAPERPGYDRTAEVLRGRGVVVALGHSDADYDTFASALAGLEGTGVVTHLANGMPPFHHRAGGPVGASLVAASQRVAVIELIADGRHVDAGFVRLAFAVAGGQVALVTDAMAAAGMADGEYDLGGQRVGVREGLARLVDGDGEFGSIAGGTSRLIENVARCVNEVGIPLVDAVRAASSTPARAVGLADACGALLPGRYADVLVTDDHLSLRRVLRRGEWLSTGR; encoded by the coding sequence ATGAGCGAACTGCTGCGAGGCCGGGTCGTCACGCCGGATGCCGTGCTCGACGACGGCGTCGTCGAGGTCGACGGCGACCGGATCGGCTCCGTCTCCCGGGTATCCGCGTGGCGTGCGGACCATCCCGACGACGCACTCCCCGAGCCGTCGGGGACGCTTCTGCCGGGTCTGGTCGACATCCACTGCCACGGCGGGGGTGGCGCGGTGTTCACGACGTCCGATCCGGCCGAGGCGACGACGGCGGCCGAGCACCACCACCGGAACGGCACGACCAGCGTGATGGCCAGCCTGGTGACCGCCTCGCCCGACGACCTCGTCGAACAGGTCACCGCACTCGCGCCACTCGTACGCGCCGGCGTCGTCGCGGGCGTGCACCTCGAGGGCCCGTTCCTGTCCGAGGCACGCTGTGGTGCACAGGATCCCGCGCTGATCGTCGACCCGAACCCGGACGTCGCCACGCGGATCCTCGACGCTGCCGATGACACCGTGGCGATGATGACGATCGCTCCGGAGCGACCTGGTTACGACCGCACGGCCGAGGTGCTCCGCGGCCGCGGTGTCGTCGTCGCGCTCGGGCACAGCGACGCCGACTACGACACGTTCGCGTCAGCCCTTGCCGGGCTGGAGGGCACGGGTGTCGTGACACATCTCGCCAACGGCATGCCACCGTTCCACCATCGTGCGGGGGGTCCCGTCGGAGCGTCACTCGTGGCCGCGTCACAGCGCGTCGCCGTCATCGAGCTGATCGCCGACGGACGGCACGTCGATGCCGGGTTCGTCCGGCTGGCATTCGCGGTCGCCGGCGGGCAGGTCGCGCTCGTCACCGACGCGATGGCCGCAGCCGGCATGGCCGACGGCGAATACGACCTCGGCGGCCAGCGCGTCGGCGTACGCGAAGGTCTCGCTCGGCTCGTCGACGGCGACGGCGAGTTCGGGTCGATCGCGGGCGGCACCAGCAGACTGATCGAGAACGTCGCGCGCTGCGTCAACGAGGTCGGTATTCCGCTGGTCGATGCGGTACGCGCGGCGAGCTCGACACCCGCCCGCGCGGTCGGCCTCGCCGACGCCTGCGGCGCGTTGCTTCCCGGTCGGTACGCCGACGTCCTCGTCACCGACGACCACCTGTCCCTGCGGCGAGTGCTCAGACGAGGCGAGTGGTTGAGCACCGGCCGATGA
- a CDS encoding ROK family protein: MTSDARDLVLAIDVGGTTIKSEIVDGDDRVVATSRVPTPHGVAALDAITDAGSGLIASLPADDRDRVTRAAVGLPGIVDRTRGVGVMSGNVGWRDLQIAEPLRTRWKIPVAIDHDVTLAGWAEWRQGAGRGVDDVCFVSIGTGIAAALVVGGRLVRGGASQAGELGHTPSRTGDRPCGCGGRGCLETIASASAIEQAYAERTGSPRVPAEDVIARRGSDPIASDVWSEAIAALADGLTHVTHAVSPSRVVLGGGLSGAGDVLTTAVHDAIAARTRVVGVPDVMTGAFGARAGIVGVALLARVGSTDNEA, encoded by the coding sequence GTGACTTCAGACGCCCGCGACCTCGTCCTCGCGATCGACGTGGGCGGCACGACGATCAAGTCGGAGATCGTCGACGGCGACGACCGCGTCGTCGCGACCTCACGGGTGCCGACGCCCCATGGGGTCGCCGCCCTCGACGCGATCACCGACGCAGGAAGCGGCCTGATCGCATCCCTTCCCGCCGACGACCGCGATCGCGTCACCCGTGCCGCCGTCGGTCTCCCGGGAATCGTCGACCGTACGCGCGGTGTGGGGGTGATGTCCGGCAACGTCGGCTGGCGCGACCTGCAGATCGCCGAGCCGCTTCGAACGCGCTGGAAGATCCCCGTTGCCATCGATCACGACGTGACGCTTGCCGGTTGGGCGGAGTGGCGCCAAGGCGCCGGCCGCGGCGTCGACGACGTGTGCTTCGTCTCGATCGGCACCGGCATCGCGGCCGCCCTCGTCGTCGGCGGTCGGCTCGTACGCGGCGGCGCGAGCCAGGCCGGCGAACTCGGACACACACCCAGCCGGACGGGCGATCGGCCGTGCGGCTGCGGCGGCCGCGGCTGCCTGGAGACGATCGCGTCCGCCTCCGCGATCGAGCAGGCGTACGCCGAACGCACCGGCTCCCCTCGCGTACCCGCGGAGGACGTCATCGCGCGGCGCGGCAGCGATCCGATCGCGTCCGACGTCTGGTCGGAGGCGATCGCCGCGCTCGCCGACGGCCTCACCCACGTGACGCATGCGGTGAGCCCGAGTCGGGTCGTGCTGGGCGGCGGACTGTCCGGAGCGGGCGACGTTCTCACCACGGCCGTGCACGATGCGATCGCGGCGCGCACCCGGGTGGTCGGCGTACCCGACGTGATGACGGGTGCGTTCGGTGCGCGAGCCGGGATCGTCGGGGTTGCCCTGCTGGCCCGAGTCGGTTCGACCGACAATGAGGCATGA
- a CDS encoding SIS domain-containing protein — MPETYLESEIATQPDDWRRAAEVARKYADLLPEPGERVAVIGCGTSLYMARAYASLRESTGQGLTDAWPASEARLARGYDRVIAITRSGTTTEVLEALRAYDGDARTTVISSSPGTPVLELADPILIDDVDERSVVQTRFATTTLAILRWHLGEDLAPVIAQAERALAADPAPGALRNAEQFTFVGMGLGAAVAEECALKMRESCQAWTEAYPATEYRHGPISISAPGRVVWALGPLVPNFARDVAATGAHLEHDDVDPMVDLVRLQRLCVVRAADAGLDPDNPRNLTRSIILEP; from the coding sequence GTGCCAGAGACCTACCTCGAGTCCGAGATCGCGACCCAGCCCGACGACTGGCGGCGTGCCGCCGAGGTCGCCCGCAAGTACGCCGACCTGCTGCCCGAGCCCGGCGAGCGAGTCGCCGTGATCGGCTGCGGTACGTCGCTCTACATGGCGCGTGCGTACGCCTCCCTGCGCGAGTCGACCGGTCAGGGGCTGACCGACGCGTGGCCGGCGAGCGAGGCGCGCCTCGCTCGGGGGTACGACCGCGTCATCGCGATCACCCGCTCGGGTACGACGACCGAGGTGCTCGAGGCGCTGCGCGCGTACGACGGTGACGCACGCACGACGGTGATCTCCTCGAGCCCGGGTACGCCCGTGCTCGAGCTGGCCGACCCGATCCTGATCGACGACGTCGACGAGCGGTCGGTCGTACAGACGAGGTTCGCGACCACCACGCTCGCGATCCTGCGGTGGCATCTGGGCGAGGACCTCGCCCCGGTCATCGCGCAAGCGGAGCGCGCGCTCGCCGCCGACCCGGCGCCGGGCGCCCTCCGCAATGCCGAGCAGTTCACCTTCGTCGGCATGGGTCTCGGCGCCGCCGTCGCCGAGGAGTGCGCGCTCAAGATGCGCGAGTCGTGCCAGGCATGGACCGAGGCTTACCCCGCCACGGAGTACCGGCACGGCCCGATCAGCATCAGCGCACCTGGTCGGGTCGTCTGGGCGCTCGGCCCGCTCGTGCCCAACTTCGCCCGCGACGTCGCCGCCACCGGCGCGCACCTCGAACACGATGACGTCGACCCGATGGTCGACCTCGTACGCCTGCAGCGGCTCTGCGTCGTACGCGCCGCCGACGCCGGGCTCGACCCTGACAATCCACGCAACCTGACGCGCTCTATCATCCTCGAACCGTGA
- a CDS encoding extracellular solute-binding protein, whose product MTRGLKRSGRLLAGGLALALVAAGCGFGGDDEGGDDSGDGTTISFLAPSYSDNTKPLWEGIIKDFEAENPDINVDLEIQSWDNINDVVRTKLQSEDTTPDLLNIDAYASFANDDLLYEADDVLSPETADDIEPAFAENASLDGTMYGIPLFASTRALFYNKDLFKQAGIKAPPKTWDELMDASEKVSKLDGVVGGYGMPLGNEEAQAETSIWTFGAGGSWGDTDELTIDTDENVAGVEQMKKMIDAGVTQDDPGATDRTPMLNVFMQGKIGMAEGLPPIVGQIEADYPDLDYGIAPIPTEDGDSVTLGVADHLMAFEKDGSKQDAIRTFLDYFYSSKVYANFVKTEGFIPITKSAGEELSDDPAIKPFLETLSDAKFYPSNNPGWPAAQGAMQQQIGTIGQGADPAEVLGKIAEAAESGS is encoded by the coding sequence GTGACCCGAGGACTCAAGCGTTCCGGTCGGCTGTTGGCGGGTGGGCTCGCGCTCGCCCTGGTGGCGGCCGGCTGCGGATTCGGCGGCGACGACGAAGGCGGCGACGACTCGGGCGACGGCACCACCATCTCATTCCTCGCGCCGTCCTACAGCGACAACACCAAGCCGCTGTGGGAAGGCATCATCAAGGACTTCGAGGCCGAGAACCCCGACATCAACGTGGATCTCGAGATCCAGTCGTGGGACAACATCAACGACGTCGTACGCACCAAGCTGCAGTCCGAGGACACCACCCCCGACCTCCTGAACATCGACGCGTACGCGAGCTTCGCCAACGACGACCTGCTGTACGAGGCCGACGACGTGCTCTCACCCGAGACCGCCGACGACATCGAGCCGGCGTTCGCCGAGAACGCGTCCCTCGACGGCACGATGTACGGCATCCCGCTGTTCGCCTCCACCCGCGCGCTGTTCTACAACAAGGACCTCTTCAAGCAGGCCGGCATCAAGGCCCCGCCGAAGACCTGGGACGAGCTGATGGACGCCAGCGAGAAGGTGTCCAAGCTCGACGGTGTCGTCGGCGGCTACGGTATGCCGCTCGGCAACGAGGAGGCCCAGGCCGAGACGTCGATCTGGACGTTCGGCGCCGGCGGCTCCTGGGGTGACACCGACGAGCTGACGATCGACACCGACGAGAACGTCGCCGGTGTCGAGCAGATGAAGAAGATGATCGACGCCGGCGTCACCCAGGACGATCCGGGCGCGACCGACCGTACGCCGATGCTGAACGTCTTCATGCAGGGCAAGATCGGCATGGCCGAGGGGCTGCCGCCGATCGTCGGCCAGATCGAGGCCGACTATCCCGATCTGGACTACGGGATCGCGCCGATCCCGACCGAGGACGGCGACTCCGTCACCCTCGGCGTCGCCGACCACCTGATGGCGTTCGAGAAGGACGGCTCCAAGCAGGACGCCATCCGTACGTTCCTCGACTACTTCTACTCGTCGAAGGTGTATGCCAACTTCGTGAAGACCGAGGGCTTCATCCCGATCACGAAGTCGGCCGGCGAGGAGCTTTCCGACGATCCGGCCATCAAGCCCTTCCTGGAGACGCTGTCGGACGCGAAGTTCTACCCGAGCAACAACCCGGGCTGGCCGGCGGCGCAGGGCGCGATGCAGCAGCAGATCGGCACCATCGGCCAGGGCGCCGACCCCGCCGAGGTGCTGGGCAAGATCGCCGAGGCGGCCGAAAGCGGCTCCTAG
- a CDS encoding carbohydrate ABC transporter permease has protein sequence MARRRAGRVHGSVAALPWIGPAIVLIAAIVLFPAGFMIWTSTRDLSPYGIDRGDAGFENYSNLFAIDGLARILVNTGIWVVAVVAITVVLSMALAQFLNKQFPGRRIIRLAVLVPWAASVVMTSTVVYYMLDPNVGVANRFFTDIGLLDEGYGFTKNPIPAFIVSIVVAVFVSIPFTTYTLLAGLQGIPSEMLDAADVDGASAWQRYRDVILPQLRPALAVAVIINIINVFNSLPILWVLTGSIAGNKADTTTTLTFKLIRTSQQVDTAAAMSVFNFLLIIVIIAVYLKVARPMREQ, from the coding sequence ATGGCGCGCCGCCGCGCGGGCCGGGTCCACGGCAGTGTTGCGGCACTGCCGTGGATCGGCCCGGCCATAGTGCTGATCGCCGCGATCGTCCTGTTCCCGGCCGGGTTCATGATCTGGACCTCGACGCGCGACCTGTCGCCGTACGGGATCGACCGCGGCGACGCCGGGTTCGAGAACTACTCGAACCTGTTCGCGATCGACGGGCTCGCCCGGATCCTCGTCAACACGGGCATCTGGGTGGTCGCCGTCGTCGCGATCACCGTCGTGCTGTCGATGGCGTTGGCGCAGTTCCTGAACAAGCAGTTCCCGGGCCGGCGGATCATCCGGCTCGCGGTACTCGTGCCGTGGGCCGCGTCGGTCGTCATGACATCGACCGTCGTCTACTACATGCTCGATCCCAACGTCGGCGTCGCGAACCGCTTCTTCACCGACATCGGGCTGCTCGACGAGGGGTACGGCTTCACCAAGAACCCGATACCGGCGTTCATCGTGTCGATCGTCGTCGCGGTGTTCGTGTCGATCCCGTTCACGACGTACACCTTGCTCGCAGGGTTGCAGGGCATCCCGAGTGAGATGCTCGACGCCGCCGACGTCGACGGTGCGAGCGCATGGCAGCGCTACCGCGACGTGATCCTTCCGCAGCTGCGACCCGCTCTGGCCGTCGCGGTGATCATCAACATCATCAACGTGTTCAACTCGCTGCCGATCCTCTGGGTGCTCACCGGCAGCATCGCCGGCAACAAGGCAGACACCACGACGACGCTGACGTTCAAGCTGATCCGTACGAGCCAGCAGGTCGACACCGCGGCGGCGATGAGCGTGTTCAACTTCCTCCTGATCATCGTCATCATCGCGGTCTACCTCAAGGTCGCCCGACCCATGAGGGAGCAGTGA